A segment of the Trifolium pratense cultivar HEN17-A07 linkage group LG7, ARS_RC_1.1, whole genome shotgun sequence genome:
TCTCATCTTTCCATAGTTTCTCAAGTGCTAACAAGCTCACCATATTCACAGTTCCATCGCCATCGCCATAAGAGAACTCTGGCGGTTCATCAAAATCACCGTTCCTATAAATTAATTCCTCCGGAGTCTTCACACCCTTCCCTACAATACAAGTCATATTCACTTCTGGTGCTTCTATTTTCGCCATCAAAGGTAAAATGCGAGTTTCATAAGGATAAACCCCTTCTTGAAAACCGATATCTTTAAGAAAATCAACCATATCATGAGCTGAATAGGTTCTATCCGGAGTAGTAACTAATGATTTTTTAGCATCAAACATCTTAGGATTAGGCATAAGCCATAGGTTACTCTCAGAACTTCTCTGTTCATTTCTTACAATCAAAGGATTTACTAATGGCACCCCCAAAGTATTTCCTGATGCAAAAGTGAACATTATATCAACAGTTCCTCCCCACGGAGCAGAAAGAGCTATAAAATGTTTAATAAATTTCTTGCGCCAAGACGAAGGGTTCCGATTAAGGAGTTCGAGAACGAATAAACCTCCTAAACTATGTGACACAAGTATTACCGGTTTCCCTCCATTGGAATTACTCGCTTCTTCAATCAAATTCTTTAGGTCATCTAGGAATTTGGATCCTACTCGAGATGGATGACCTGGTGCTGCTAGACCGTATCGAAAATCATAAGGAGCCCCAAACAGATTTTCACCATCTATGTAACCAAGCTGTTCTAATGATTCTACCAAGGTTGCCATGTACTCTGTCACAAGCCTAAACATTGAACATTAGTGTATAAGCTCTTTTTCTTTGGTACATGAAAGATAGAATATTCTATTATATACATAACTAAAGTGCATGTTTTGAGTGATGATAAATTTGTCTAAACATGCATACACTAAATCAAGGACTAACCCTGTATAGATAatttatttgcagcttataaaataaacacttaaactattttgtatataatataagccgttttcataaactatattagagaacttataaacataagtaaaaaaaaacttatgaaagtaTCACGAGTCTCACAAAGCGTATATAattagataagctcaaataagtcaatccaagcAGAGTTCGTACATACCAAAATTGGATGGTCTCATAATGAACTACTAGTATGTTAACTTCAAAGAGAGAGAGACTAAAATTCCAAAAACAAAGTGCAgcaaacaaaattaaagacTAAAAGCATGATGATTATGAAATAAACTTACTTAAGACGAGGATTAAGATAAAGAAGAGAGTATGTAGAACCAAAGCGAGGGACACGTGTCTGTACACCAGGGGCATTAAAGTAATCATCAAGTTGTTGATCATAATAAAGAGTCATACGTGAAGCAAAACATTTAGTGAATGGAGCAAGTAAGACACTTGAATCAAACCATAATCTAAACCAACCATTTTTCTTCTTGAAAGGTGGGTACCATGGATCACAAATTAAGCTAGAAGATTTGTATTGTTTGGTTAATTTTGCTTCTAATTGGTTCCCTCCATTACCTGGTACTAGAATCAGCGGATTAaggttgtttttgttgtttgtgcTAATTGCAACATTTGTGCAACATATTAATGATAGCATCACAAATACTCTCACTGTTGTGGCAATGCAAATTTTGAGATTATGTTTCTTCATCACAATACACTGTGTATAGTAATATGATAAGATAATTTAATAGATATATAGTTAGTCCTTTCAGTTACTAATATGCTTTGTATTTTGTGAggaatttttttggatataaatGGATTGTGTAGATGGGTGGTGGAGAATTTTTTTGCATttgaaaattccaaaaaatatatatcaaaaatAACGGATACGAAGCTGCCACATCGTCActtatttgtatatttttttaagacaaAAGACCCATGTCATAAGCACACAATCTAGGCAAGCTTTGAAATGTTGCAGGCTTGGTGCTCATAGGCTTGCGACGAGCTTATGAACAAGAACACATAAACTAAGGTAAGATAAGCAAAATCCAGAaaattgatgaatgaatgaaaagaatgaaaaagatGATTGAAAGcaaagtaaaaaatttattcatcaCATAGGGCTATTATAGAATAGTACAATTGATCACTATTTATACTATCAAAAACTAACTCACTTACACATAAAACAACTAACTCCACAATTGATTAtaaccaactaactaactaTTTGTTGTAACCAACTTATTGACAAACTAAAACTAACTTTCAAACTAACAAAGTATCAAAACTGTGGACATCTATACTCtacagatgttccaacatctatTAGCACATTTGAATTACACTTCAACAACTTGCACTTtaagttttataaatttttgatTCTGTTAGAAAATAAATTGAGTCGCAAAGAAATTGTGAGAGATAGCAGGGTATATAGTTGGGCccaattcatttttttgttggaCTGGGCTCATTTTTGTATCCATTGTTACGTCCAAAGCTTTTGCAACACACATGTTATTTCGgttgttattaattaatttgtagaAAAATTCAGTTCGtagaaatcgaattttttctagtgcaagtaaatttcggtttttaaaaatcgaattttgttttcaaaccaaaaaaaaactttaatttctacaaatcgaagttttttgcaaaggaaaaattgaaaattcagggatataaaagaaacacggtgtcaaaagagaaaacatctcaATTAATCTCTACGATTTTCTAAACTTATTATCtaagtcttttattgttttaattttttttaagttagtGTGCTTTTACGTATTGCATGTAAAATACTCCATGTGTTGTTCTAGGGATGTGGTGCACAAAAgcatttttcttaaaacaaTATGTTAAGAGGTTTACATTAAATAAGcgataatttaaaaatatatttataagtggagaaattgaatttttagaaTTAAGCCATGGTCTACAAATTATAATTTAACTAAGtagaaatgttaaaattattaGATCTGATACATGATCGGAATTTAAACTTCGATCCCTTCATTTTATGTACAACTTCCATCGACTTATCATTTGTAATATATCtaccaaaaactaaaataactaAGTCATGTTAAACTCAATTTTAAGACAATTATCTTTGTGTAAATGACTATGTTTGACTAAGATATCAATCTTGAATGAGAAATAATTAATAGTCAGTGTCAAATACCGCATGATCAAATCTCTTGTCGATGACTAGCTGAATTGCTTCAAACAAAGCATATATGGTTCCCCTTCAATATTCTTGACATATTCGTGTACTTTCCTTTTAACGACTTGTTtagtgttaagagtcccacatcggttgagagatggtctgactaagtgtttatatactagaggcaatcctcaccttacaagccggttttgtaaggttgagttaggcccaatactcatttctaagatggtatcagagcctctccacgatccgttgggccacctgttatcaggtttccgctatcggacCACCTACCCATTTCTAAGATttagtattaatttttatgAAGACTTTCACTACAATAAATATGGaatttattataaacaaaaaaaaaaggaatttattaatatttaaaaaatgttactaaATCCAAAAAAATGTCACTATTTAGAttcaataacattttaaaaaaatattacataaaatttatgTTACTAAAGGATTTTAGTAACATCTTAGAATATCATTAGTAACATTCAAAAAATGTCTCTAATTTTGGTGCAAATTTATTTGAATGTAGAGATTAgcatctcaatttttttattttttatttttgtgaaactCTACATTGAATTTATCGGTGTACAAGTTAATGACGTTGCCCAATGCTTAACAATGGTGATCACATTATTTAGCTAGCTAGCTTCTATATGTTCTATGAATTTATGTTGTTTCAAGATTTTCACTCTATTTActgtaaaaataagaaaaaaaaatcatttctaaTGAGACGATTTAGCCTTTATTTTGtcataaaagaaagaaataaccTTTTCAATATTCGGTAATATTATATGTTGCAAAAcaatattactatatttttaagtaattttggcttgttaaaaaaaattatattttgaagtATTGTATAGTATTTGGTGTTATagtattttaagttaatttcaTTTGGACATCTTTTAATGGAAGACGGCTACACAGTTATTGGCAATTTCAAATACGTAgttgatttttatttgtgtgttgaaaactgatttttatttttttgaaggttaaaaaaaaaaataataaaataaaaaaatatctttaataaTAGAACTAGTTGCCAAAATGGGAATTGAAGACTTTTATGTCTTGTTCAAGAAGAGTCAAAGCCTCCATTTATTAgtaatttgtttttaatgtaATCGTTTGATTCTTATTTCAAAGAGGATGATAATTGTTCTGTGTTAGTAGTAGCAGTTAATATGATAGATATAAGTAAATTTTGACGCAAGACGCAATATACATAAACAAGTTCAACACgttcatatatataattgtttttttatttttatcaattcgttatataataataataatacaattgtCTTGTTGtgaatcaacaattcatcatcACATCATAAGTCACTCCTTTCagctcaatttatttttttaaattacaatATTCGtatgttaattattaatttaataatttatatctGCTGAAGCTTGTTTAAATAAAAACCttagacatatatatattttttaaaacatgtCTATTCTAGCATAAACACATCAATCTGTTCTACTGAATTGTCCCTTTACTATCTCAATTCAGTAGAACAACTCAATTGCCATAGAATTGGACATTTGGATAGTAATCATTGTCCTTTTACCCAATGTTTTAAGAATCGGACCGGACCAGCCGGTTCGACCGGGAACCGGACACAGCAGCGGTCCGGATGAGTGCTAAGAACCGATAGTCTGTAGAACCGGAAAAAAACCGTTTGGAACCGTTCTGAACCGCCCTGAACTGCTCAAACCGTTGAACCGGGGGCGGTTttaaaaaaccggccggttcggaatctagctttaaaaaaaaaaaaacatttttttccctatttttttcttttcacgctttttttattgtcaagatttttttttccttttatcaaTTGATTAAGATTTGCCTTTGTCTTTTACGGTAATTAGTTAACAGAGTTGTAAAAAGATCTGTACATAGAAATACAGAGACCAGAAGgattcaattttcttttcctttgcttttatacaaataaaagtaactgatttgtttaaaaaagtaaaagaaaggAGAGAGATTTGtttgaagaagagaaagaaaagagagaaaaagaacaaGATTGAGCTTGAAGAAGAGATATAAGAAAGGATGtgccaataaaaaataagaaagaaaaaatctcACGTGATTGAGAAGAGAAAGATGAACAGTGACGGCTGATTACATTACCTTTGCATATTATTTGTATTGTATACTAagattagattagatatttATATTAGGGTTTAGTAAATGGGCTTGGGTCAAGTATGTTCTTTTTTCACTAATAAATTGGGCTTATTGCTGAGCTAagtattattctttttattttatttaatatttatttatttattactttcttAAATTGTGTTTTCTTAGTTtgttatagagaaaaaaaattctattctattttgttattatagtaaaattatatgaacggttcaatataaacggttcaataacggtCGAATCGGTCCGACcgattgaaccttgaaccggtggtcacaacggttcgacttccggtccggttcttaaaacattgctttTACCAAATATAAAAAGCAAACATATGACATAAGAgatctatattttattttatgtaaacAAGTAAGGAGTACgaaaataatacaaaaagaGATACATTGTTGTGGACGAGAAGGCAAAGCCAATCTACAGTTAGTCTTTCTTCCATCTATAATAGGATTTTTATTGTAACGAGCTCTATTAACAGCTTCTTCTTCACGAAAATTCACCTATATCAATTATAAGTTAAACATCACATCCAAATCATTCATAAAACCAACTAAAGTCGGTGCTTAATAATGTAATCTTTAATATATACTCACAAAAGAGTAGCACAAAGATTCTCCGGTGTTATAATCAGTTTTGACGGTGACCTTGGTTATTTCTCCAAATAGCTCAAAATATCGTCGCACGGTTCTATTGTTAGTCTCCTTTGacaaatttccaacaaaaatctTTAAATTATCAATCTCGGAACTTAATGTCAAACTAGAACCCTGACTCGAGTCACCtgccaataaaaataaattaacaataaaaacaatatacGACCGcaataaaaataatgtaaattaattGTGTCTCTACCATCAATAACCGATTTTATATTATGACAAGATCTCTGCAGCTTTTGGATCCTCCTGGACAACGTCTTCCTCAATCATTGGTTCGTTACCAATCACCGGTTCATCTTGAATCCTCACCCCTacgaaataaaaaacaatgattAGTGAGAACTAGAGGAAAGGTTTAACAAGGCAACAAAATGTTGGTATTTGAAAAACTATTGGAAATGAGTGTAACATTAAGATTAGGTTGccataaaattttcatttgttCCCCATCAATTGATAACACATAGTTACCTCTTATTAGCAATAACACATTTCTCAGAAATTCCCTTTCATTCGGCCTACCAACTTTAACTAGAAACTGGCGAATACTTGTAATTTTAGTTGGATACCTAGAGTGGGAAAATATAACTTTATCCTCATGAAAACGAATTGATATAACGAATtgataaaaaaactattatatatAAAGACGTGTTGAGCTAATGtcaagaactttttttttttttgaggttaaACATATTTCATTAAGAAAAAACTGGAACACAGCTATTAATGTCAAGAACTTGTTTATGtatattgcataaaaaaaaaacttgtctaTGTTTATatgtattagtaaaaaaaaaaagaaattgttcgTGTAATTTCAACTGAATTTAAATTCATTTGTTGAaggatataaaaaataattgtttatcTTATTCAtcgacaaaaaatatttaaatactaATCAATAAGATATGATTTTCTCATTTTGAGCGGGCACCTAAAACTTCAAACGGTCTTTGGTTATGTctgaatgaaaaaataaaaaatgaaattacaaaaaaaaaaaaaaaaagtctatctCAATtatcaaactatttttataattcTATCAATGCAATTGCACGAAAATATCATGTATGTTATATTTCATGGACAAATTTTAACCTAGAGCACGGTCAACCTAGGCTAACACCAAGAAAATGTTAAAAACTCTAGTGATAACAAATGTTCTCTTAGAAGAATTAGTTAAtggtctttttatttttaagattaagataattgcTTAATTGATACCACTTCAAttataacaacaaaataataaaaaaatttgtttgttaaaagaaaagcaacaaaataataaatatatcttaAGTGATGATAATCTACTATAACCAACGGTTACGGTAGAAAATGTACTTTATGTACAGTACGGGGTATTTTTCTTGTATAAAAGAGTTAAAACAGAACACTAATTTGAATTAAAGTATAACACCGGTTCATCTAATCCAAGCCaccttaaaagttaaaaataataaactccaatgattttttttattagataagcaaaaaaaaaactccaataattaaacatattgcATATCTATAAGGCtacattattttaatttttttgactctAATATAAGgctacattattattattataaacaagAATAGTAATATAGGCCAACACGTTCCATAATTTGATCTTATCATCAGGTGTGTGTGATAATTCACATCTTCATACCTACCTTCCTCTCCACaacatattaaataaataaattcctCTTTATTACACCAACTCCTATATCTATAGATTTTCATATCCTAAAGTACTCATTTCattcaataattcaaaaaattattattacttttcatTTCAACTTGAAGCCACCGCAACATAACACAATTTCACAACACAAACCTTAAGATGAGGAAAAGTGggaaagaacaaaaacaaaacaagattGTGAGAATAATAACAACACCAATAAGAGTGTTGGGAAAAGCAAGAGACATGTACGTAAGAAGTATAACAAA
Coding sequences within it:
- the LOC123894273 gene encoding lecithin-cholesterol acyltransferase-like 1 produces the protein MKKHNLKICIATTVRVFVMLSLICCTNVAISTNNKNNLNPLILVPGNGGNQLEAKLTKQYKSSSLICDPWYPPFKKKNGWFRLWFDSSVLLAPFTKCFASRMTLYYDQQLDDYFNAPGVQTRVPRFGSTYSLLYLNPRLKLVTEYMATLVESLEQLGYIDGENLFGAPYDFRYGLAAPGHPSRVGSKFLDDLKNLIEEASNSNGGKPVILVSHSLGGLFVLELLNRNPSSWRKKFIKHFIALSAPWGGTVDIMFTFASGNTLGVPLVNPLIVRNEQRSSESNLWLMPNPKMFDAKKSLVTTPDRTYSAHDMVDFLKDIGFQEGVYPYETRILPLMAKIEAPEVNMTCIVGKGVKTPEELIYRNGDFDEPPEFSYGDGDGTVNMVSLLALEKLWKDEKNQYLKVIKIGGVSHTSILKDKVALEEIIGEISRINSHAQLGLSNLSLATWDEK